The following are encoded in a window of Camarhynchus parvulus chromosome 1A, STF_HiC, whole genome shotgun sequence genomic DNA:
- the LOC115909753 gene encoding endonuclease domain-containing 1 protein-like has translation MLGLLLLQVLASCLWLGHSKVETPFGSCNQFFYARVPPNNALNPKNPAWICQHFRNSYHYATLYDRDRRIPVYSAYKYRPRSTEKPPEWWMVEPQKVDLEDMGRESDLIAQHHFTLEQIEESQAVLDDYKGLKDLDLGCLNPSGHMESQESKMATFSLTNVVPQDSILHKGQWNIYESKTMPQQTKDCTITYVITGAVPGSTDIAEGRVNRPSHIWSAACCLVGTKPTSAWGAIAENDKNQVENLSLGKLEERLTELYGGPVTLFDNACPRQ, from the exons atgctggggctgctgctgctgcaggtgttggccagctgcctctggctgggacacagcaaGGTGGAGACACCCTTTGGGAGTTGTAATCAGTTCTTCTATGCACGGGTTCCCCCAAATAATGCCCTGAATCCAAAGAACCCAGCCTGGATCTGTCAGCACTTCAGGAACTCGTATCACTATGCCACCCTGTACGACAGAGACAGGAGAATTCCAGTGTACTCTGCTTACAAATACAGGCCTAGATCTACCGAGAAACCTCCAGAGTGGTGGATGGTTGAGCCCCAG AAGGTAGATCTTGAAGACATGGGAAGAGAGTCGGACCTCATTGCTCAACATCATTTCACCTTAGAACAAATTGAAGAGAGCCAGGCTGTCCTTGATGACTACAAAGGACTGAAGGATTTGGACCTTGGCTGTTTGAATCCCAGTGGCCATATGGAGAGTCAAGAGAGCAAGATGGCTACCTTCAGCCTGACCAACGTAGTGCCCCAGGACAGCATTCTCCACAAGGGCCAGTGGAACATCTATGAGTCTAAAACAATGCCCCAACAGACCAAGGACTGCACAATCACCTATGTGATCAcgggtgctgtgcctgggagcacTGACATCGCTGAAGGGAGGGTGAACAGACCCAGCCACATCTGgtcagctgcctgctgcctggTGGGCACAAAGCCCACAAGTGCTTGGGGGGCCATTGCTGAGAACGACAAGAACCAGGTGGAGAACCTCAGCCTGGGGAagctggaggagaggctgaCTGAGCTCTACGGTGGACCGGTTACTCTGTTTGACAATGCCTGTCCCCGGCAATAA